A single window of Haloferax marinisediminis DNA harbors:
- a CDS encoding plastocyanin/azurin family copper-binding protein, with protein sequence MSEAGATFEHTFETEGVYHYYCTPHEALGMIATVIVGEPEAHGQPALENMPSDKPEEVQNKLKELNEMVNKALGHEH encoded by the coding sequence CTGTCGGAAGCAGGAGCAACCTTCGAACACACCTTCGAAACCGAGGGCGTCTACCACTACTACTGCACTCCCCACGAAGCGCTCGGCATGATTGCGACGGTAATCGTCGGCGAACCGGAGGCACACGGTCAACCCGCGTTAGAGAACATGCCGTCGGACAAGCCCGAGGAGGTCCAGAACAAGCTCAAGGAACTGAACGAGATGGTCAACAAAGCGCTCGGCCACGAACACTGA